The DNA window GTTCATGTTGTCAATTAGGGAATCCATAGTAATAACATCATCATCCACCATTATTTAAGACCAGAATAAAGCTCAAAGGTGCAACAAAAAGACATAACATCCAATACAAGATACCAACAACAATGAAAACAAAGATAACATCGCAGTAGTTATTATTTAGTCACTGAAGGTGAAGCTGCTACCAACACCACCAACAAATTAAGCATTGGATGAAGCCACATGTCTCTCAATTGTCTGCTGGAGTTCTTCTTTCTTTGCTCCAACCACTTTGCCCAAAATGGTTCCTTCTTTCACAAACACAAATGTTGGCATAGCCTCAACAGCCCAATCTTGAGCAACAGACTGCAATTCAATCAACAGATTATCGTAAGACGTCGACGTAAAACTAATTTACATGGACAATGCATTTTCATTAAACTCTTAATCTGTTACCTTTAATTCATCCACATCCACCTTAAGGAATATGACATTTGTGAACTTCTTAGCTAGCTCAGCAAGGAATGGTGAAATGAAACGGCATGGTCCACACCAAGAAGCAGTAAAGTCCACAACGATCTAACAAAATTAGAACAAGGGTCACCATATTTTCAGAGATGATAGCATAATTTGATGAATATCTGAATCTTATATTTGAAGTTTGCACTAAATTAAATATAGTATGATATACTACTGAGTTACAGTACAACAGACAGAGAAGGTGAATTCATCATGTAGGTCGATAATTACAATCCTTAGATAATAGTAGAtatcttttcaaacaaacaaaatcatTGCATaccaaaattataaaaataaaaaacattatcaTTATGAAATTGTACAATGCAATATATTGGTACACCAGGTCTACAACACTCACATGCAATTTTATCATCAAGTGGACACTCATTATATCTAGTCAATGATGTTACACAAGAAAAACAAACTAGGTTTTGTTTTTACTCAAAAAACAAACTAGGTTTAGAAGTGCAAAATGTGCAACAACAATCAATGAAGTATTGAAACAAACGCAAACATCAGACATAAGAATGACATCGATACTACTGGGGTTGTGTTTGGAAAAACTGAAAATCATGATGGAAATTCACGGTGGCACAAAAGCTACatatttaaacttttcaaaatcacAGTGAAAAAGACCTTAAACGTGCGGCAGCGGTGACCCACCGTGTTACCAAACATAAACTTAGTGTGTGGTTCTGCAGtgaaaaaattcaaaattgattCTATAAAATTGCAATAACCACCACTAGACAAAGAGGTGGCAATCAAGAAAAAACACCTTTATGACACATTAATGAGGTCCAATAGCAGCATAATAACCAAccgttcaaaaaaaaaaaaactattacagTAACATTTTTCAAGGAATTCCCTAAAATGATTTAAAGAAAAAACGaataaaaaaaacactaaattttaaaatgtttttatgaAATCAAATTGTGATCCTTTTTCGTTGAAAAAACCGAAACAAACATGAGTAATTGAGTGGTGGCATTTGAAAATTAagatacatcatcatcatcataattcAAAAACAACCAAAAgggatttttttaacaaaaataaaaccaaacaaaTTCTATAATAATGTTCCAAAACCATATCACAGCATGATAATAATAATTACCAAAGACGATCAAATCAAATCAACGGACAATCTTTGTCACATTAGGATTTTCAAAGCCAGATGCATAATGTaccaaaacaaattatttattacAAACATGTCATATTCAGAAAAAACACAAATAAAAGCCACAAATTGAGATCCATATATTCAaatggaaaattaaaaaaaataaaaacaattgataTAAATATATACCAGTTTCTTGGATTCATTGCCTCTGTGAAGGACATCGTTCCATGCATCAACGCTGTGACAGCTGATAACTTGTCCCTCTTCTGATGAACCTGCCATTCTCTCTGAatttttttgttacagattttaattttggtttttaaGGAATGAATGTACCTCGTATCAATGTGTTTATATTAGCCGCTGATGACTCTGTCACTGCCTTAAATAAGAAAAACAGGTTAGGAAGGTTTGTAAAAGAGGTTTGGGTTTGTGCTTTTTTACAAGTTTGCCATCGACCATGATAATTTTGCATGCAAGtttttgttaataaaaaaaatacttaataaGTGTATTATTTATCTTTATTCTTTTTTGACAATGATAataattcttcttattttattcaaaaaaaaaaaaatgttcttATGAATATGGAAATTAAGTACAAAATGTGTCGATACATTGAATTCattcaatataaaatattttctattttgacacaaaaatataaatttttgtattttctaTTAAGTCTACAAAAATCTTCTTTTTTaccaaaaatattgaaattactTAAGTTTCTTTTTAGAGATTTTATACTTCTATATTCACCGCTTTATCCCGATACCTCACATATTTcgataatatttatattattcttgTTAACATTTTATCAAAAAGTCCATACTAGAAATTTAGTAAAACAGACAAAAAATTccgtacaaatcaaaatatcggGTAATGCATATAAAAAATCTGTTATACAGTATATTTCGAAAATTCGATGTGTGGAGTAacatattagttttttaaaagtGAAAAATCTGGTAGTTTAAAATGTAGTAGTTTTTCAAAATCAACCTGCATATTCCGAATTTTTAATGGATCAATAAAAAAATCGATAGTGCAAATTGAAGGGTTGAGATTTTGCCGACACTTTTGTACGGCTGTGAATGCACTGATCATTTTGTATGGTCTATAATGAATCTAAAGTTGTATAAAAAAGGGTCATGTGTTAAGAAAAACATCTTAAAGTGCCTCAGTTTTTGTTTAAGGCAAAAGTGTACTTCAACTGCGTGAAACCTTCTGTAAATTTTCGGTCAGAGAGTGCCACATGTCTCGTCCTTCTGAAATCCAAACTGAATAGCATGTTGTCCGACACCGAGAATAAAAAGGCGAGTAAGATTGAGTTTTGTGCAGACTGAATTGATATTGATGGAAAGGTGAAATACAATCTTATTGAGTTGAAGACCGATGAAGATTTGAAAGTTATGTGGATAACATATCACTGTAGGCTAACTAAAGGATCGATCAAGTTTGATGCGACGATTTTTATATATATCGACAATATaatcaagatgttgaaacatccatAATCAGTTGGTAGTATTTAagttttcttatttattattgttttgttaAGTTATGTAATCGAATGTCTATGTTAGGTAACTGTTTGTCAAATGCTAAGTTATGTTCATCATGCATTAATGGAAGTGCCAACATATTATCTAATAAAACGTGTTTTGCAATTTTTTGAGTAATATCATACATGATATATAAATAATACAAAAGTGATAATAAGATCTAAATAGGTCTTCCACGGGTTACGAATGTTGCATGCGACGCCAAAGTATAAAcctcatcatctggattcaccaAATCCATGAGGTTATCTATTTGTTAGGGATACTATTTTGGTGGGGTGGGGGAGGGATTGAGGGAGTGAGAAAAACTTTGTGGATCAATTGGgatactatttgtttgaaaaaaaatctaGGTACGGGGTTAAGAGGTTGAAGGAGTAACATTACTT is part of the Vicia villosa cultivar HV-30 ecotype Madison, WI linkage group LG2, Vvil1.0, whole genome shotgun sequence genome and encodes:
- the LOC131652058 gene encoding thioredoxin H1; amino-acid sequence: MAGSSEEGQVISCHSVDAWNDVLHRGNESKKLIVVDFTASWCGPCRFISPFLAELAKKFTNVIFLKVDVDELKSVAQDWAVEAMPTFVFVKEGTILGKVVGAKKEELQQTIERHVASSNA